One window from the genome of Alosa alosa isolate M-15738 ecotype Scorff River chromosome 15, AALO_Geno_1.1, whole genome shotgun sequence encodes:
- the LOC125308556 gene encoding olfactory receptor 11A1-like: protein MIVSNAVLIYTIYSERSLHKPLYIFICNLACINVYGGSGLTPFVLVNIVSGNFHISKSACLIQTFSVMTFGGCEIMNLMVMAYDRYISICFPLHYEKIMSSSKVMKLIALIWLLPFIRTGISIMINANLKMCGRIIEKVYCDNYSMVKLACSGIREVNIYGSTVTIFSVVPPLLIILYSYIKILMICSKLTQNGQAKALNTCIPHLVAIANFFIGCSFEVYQSRFDMNHIPYTLRVVLSLYFLILSPVFNPILYGVRTQKIKVILTQKLMCRLKI from the coding sequence ATGATTGTTTCTAATGCCGTGTtgatatatacaatatatagtGAGAGGAGTTTACATAAACCTTTGTACATATTCATTTGTAATTTAGCATGCATAAATGTATATGGGGGCTCCGGATTAACACCTTTTGTGCTTGTTAACATTGTTTCTGGCAATTTTCATATATCAAAAAGTGCATGTCTTATTCAGACATTTTCTGTTATGACATTTGGGGGCTGTGAGATCATGAACTTGATGGTTATGGCTTATGACAGGTATATTTCcatatgttttcctttgcattaTGAAAAAATAATGTCCTCCTCAAAAGTCATGAAACTGATTGCTTTGATTTGGCTGTTGCCATTTATAAGAACTGGAATTTCTATCATGATAAATGcaaatttgaaaatgtgtggaaGGATAATTGAAAAGGTTTATTGTGATAACTATTCTATGGTTAAATTAGCATGTTCTGGTATCAGAGAAGTGAATATATATGGTTCAACAGTTACAATCTTTTCCGTGGTCCCACCACTATTAATCATACTATATTCTTATATAAAGATTCTAATGATCTGTTCAAAGTTAACACAAAATGGGCAAGCTAAAGCACTGAATACTTGCATTCCACACCTTGTTGCAATTGCAAACTTCTTTATTGGCTGTTCCTTTGAAGTTTACCAAAGTAGATTTGATATGAACCACATCCCATATACTCTTCGTGTAGTCTTGTCATTATATTTTCTGATTCTTTCACCTGTTTTCAATCCCATTCTCTATGGAGTAAGAACACAAAAGATAAAAGTAATTTTGACTCAAAAATTAATGTGTAGACTCAAGATATAA